GAACGCCTAGGTCAATTGGAGGCCACGCAGATCAACACCACCACCAGACTGACAGCATTGGAAGGCACTCTTGGGGCTCTTAACACCTCCCTTGTAGGTATTTTGGAGCGGTTGGATAGGATGGACTGGAAAGGCCATGATGGTTCAGGACggcgcaacaacaacaacaccgaCAGTAGTGTAGCTGGACATGATGAGGAGGAATATTCAGCGTACACCGAGCACGATGGTGAGGTAAATGATCAACGACGCCACCAGCAGCGCCGCCATCGACATGGTACACGTGCTCGTCAACCACGACGAGAGGTACGTGATAATGATGACCCTTTGGGGAAGATCAAGTTTAGCATGCCCTCCTTTGATGGAAAATATGACCCCAATGCATATCTTACTTGGGAACTAGCGGTTGATTAAAAATTTGCATGTCATGATTTTCCTGAAAACAAACGTGTTAGGGCTGCTACTAGTGAGtttactgattttgcttctatttggtGGAGTGAATACATTCGCAGCCACCAAAACAACACTCCACAAACTTGGGAAGCTATGAAAAGAATCATGCGAGCTAGATTTGTTCCCTCTTATCATGCACGAGATCTTCTGCATAAGCTACAGCTTTTGAGATAGGGAAACAAAtatgtagaagaatattatcaagagctgCAAACAGGGATGCTTCGGTGTGGTTTGGTAGAAAATGAGGATGCAGCTATGGCTAGGTTCATGGGCGGGCTGAACCGGGAAATTCAGGATATTTTGgcttacaaagaatacaattcGATCACTCGTttgtttcatcttgcttgtaaggCTGAAAGGGAAGTACAGGGACGGAGAGCTAGCACAAGAACTAACATTTCTGCAGGTAGTGCTACCTCTCGGACACCATCCAACCCCGTTGGTCAACTGAACTGAGCTACTGCACTATCTTCTTCAAGCAGCAAGCCACGCCCTTCGACGACAAATTCCTCACCTTGCCCTCCTGAAACAACAAAGGGGGCAGCTGTTGCACCAACCAAGAGTTCATCCTCAATTGCATCTTCGGGGCGAACTAGAGACATTCAATGCCTCCGTTGCAAGGGTTACGACCATATTCGCAAGGACTGCCCAAGCGCACGTGTGCTAGTTGTGCGTTCAGATGGTGAGTACTCCTCTGCTAGTGATTGagatgaagaaacatatgcTTTGCTTGCAGCTAACAATGCAGGGGGAGATGGGGAGCACAACCAAGATGAAGAGCACATTGGAACAGAACATGCTGAGCACTAGGAGAGCCTCGTGGTGCAGCGAGTGTTGAGCGCACAAATGGAGAAGGCTGAACAAAATCAGCGCCACACTTTGTTCCAAACCAAGTGTGTGATCAAAGAGCGCTCTTGCCGAGTgatcattgatggagggagctgcaacaacttggcaagtgCTGAAATGGTGGAAAAGCTTGCGTTGAGCACCTGGCCACACCCGCAACCTTACTACATTCAATGGCTGAACagtagcggtaaggtgaaggtaacacGGTTGGTGAGAATTAATTTTGCCATTGGTTCTTATCATGATTCTATTGATTGCGATGTtgtgcccatgcaagcatgctctatgtTATTAGGTAGACCATGGCAGTTTGACATTGATTCTTTGCATCATGGTAAAGCTAATCAATACTCTTTTATGCACAATGGCAAGAAATTTGTTTTGCATCCAATGTCTCCTGAAGCAATTTTAAAAGATGAACTTACTAGAGCTAGTAAATTGAAGAATCAGAAGCATGTTAAGAGTGAAAATCAGATTGTGGCAAATGAACTTGAGAAGCATAAAACGAAAAATGCCAAATCTGTTCATGATACTAAAAATGAGATTAAGCTGAAAGGGTCATGTTTCATTGCTACCAAATCTGATTTGGATGAGATCAATGCTACCACTGCTGTTTGCTATGCCTTAATTTGCAAACAAACTTTgttttcacttgaggagataccttcttccttgcctcctgctatcactaaccttttgcaggagtatgcgGACATTTTTCCAAAGGAGGTGCCatcggggctgccaccaattcgtgggaTTGAGCACCAGATTGACCTCATCCCCGGGGCCTCCCTGCCTAACCGTGTGCCATacaggaccaacccggaagagactaaagagattcagcgccaagtgcaagaattgctcgacaaaggttatgtgcgtgagtctcttagccCCTGCGCTGTTCCTGtgcttttggttcctaagaaagatggatctTGGCGCATGTGTGTAGACTGCCGAgcgattaataacattaccatcagatatcgtcatcctattcctaggctagatgatatgctagATGAATTAAGTGGCTCAATtgtgttcacaaaaattgatttgcgtagtggttaccaccagattcgcatgaagctaggagatgaatggaaaacagcgtttaaaactaagtttggtctatatgagtggttggtcatgccttttggtctcactaatgcacccaacaccttcatgagattaatgaacgaagttttacgtgctttcattggcagatttgtggtggtatattttgatgacattttgatatACAGCAAATCACTAGAGGAACATCTC
The nucleotide sequence above comes from Phragmites australis chromosome 4, lpPhrAust1.1, whole genome shotgun sequence. Encoded proteins:
- the LOC133914671 gene encoding uncharacterized protein LOC133914671, which translates into the protein MEKAEQNQRHTLFQTKCVIKERSCRVIIDGGSCNNLASAEMVEKLALSTWPHPQPYYIQWLNSSGKVKVTRLVRINFAIGSYHDSIDCDVVPMQACSMLLGRPWQFDIDSLHHGKANQYSFMHNGKKFVLHPMSPEAILKDELTRASKLKNQKHVKSENQIVANELEKHKTKNAKSVHDTKNEIKLKGSCFIATKSDLDEINATTAVCYALICKQTLFSLEEIPSSIFGLETIKEQYAQDADFKDVLLNCKEGKTWNKFVLNDGKRMEEG